The Glycine soja cultivar W05 chromosome 19, ASM419377v2, whole genome shotgun sequence genomic sequence ttttttttcttcttttcatgaACTAGGTCCACGTGTTAAGGGAATTGTTATTCTTACCCTACGTTATGCTATTCTCACCCACAtgtgtttaaatatttattttcttgctctttgaatgaaaatatatttctgaagtaaaaaaaaaatataatacaataaaaattaaagaatgctAAACAGATATTTATGTAATATTAGTATAAGAgtaatgttatatttttctttttaaaaaattcttactattttataaaaaaaaatatcatataaaaacaaatatatttaatgttttgaaaATACAAAACGAGATCCATAAAGCAAGAGATTAATAAGAGAATTTAGAATGATTAGAGGATATCCATGTTATCTAAAAACCCAGGGACAAGGTTAGCTGAGAAAAGTAAAACTTGACGACAAGCCAAATTGGGGATGCAGCCAATGCTAGTTGTCTTACATCAATTTGTCTGGTGTCTACCATAGTCATAATTTACGCAAAGGAAAACAACATGATGATGCtgttcaataattaattaaggacGGAAAAAACATAGTAACAGATCCGAATTCTAAAGAGAAGAAACATCACCATTTTGATTGAAATTGTCGCAAGCGAATCCACAGCCACACTGGGGGCTCTCGGAGAAGCTGTCGACGCTGAAGCCAGCAGAGGCAACACCCACCGAGAATTGGAGGTCATCGCCGTCGCGAGTTAGCTCCACGATTTTGAGCCACAACACTTCAATCTTCACACTAACACCTTTCAGCTTCGACAACTTGCCCTTGGAGATCACTCCCTTGATGGTGGACTTGTACTTTAGCTCATACGACTCTATGCTGAAGTAGCATGTTCCATTCAAATACGCTGTGAAGTGCCCGTTTTTTTCGTTTAATTCATACCCTGTGGCACCTTTTGGAAGAAGCCCAACTGGGAGATCGTATTTCTCAAGAACGTCGTAAGCTGACAATTCCGCAGCTACCACGTTCAGATACACCAGAATGCAAAGAAATATGATTGAAGACCTcatcttcttttatatattcttaatttgtTAGCGTATGATATGGAAAATGGGGAGATTGAACTTTAAAGTGTTAAGATCTGTGAGGAACAAATATTAAACGAAACTCGTAAACCAATCAATAACGTGAAATGATATAACTCTTAACTTCAATAGGAAGTGTTTGCTTCACTATTTCCCTTTGAAGCTTTTCGTCCCTACGTAATAATGTTAATATTCTAATAGTTAATGCGTGCAACTCGCGTAGCACGTGCAAAGCTTTTTAAAGTCCACATTTGTGCTTAAAATGGATTGGAATATGCTAGAAGAGAAGGGGGGAGTACGGAGCTCACATGTAGCCGAAGAAGATTTTTTGGTCCAATATTTAAATGTAAGAATTATAAATGGGTGAAgtattgttgaaaaaaaaacgcTTATAAAAATATGGATAAAAGAATATAACACAAACAAACAATGTCACACTAGAAATAACAATAGACAAGCGTTTTGACACCTTTCTGCTTTCACCAGAACATCTTAACAAATAATtcaatatcttaataaaattacaatttttctagacaaacttaaataatttatcatcCTACAAACCACAATCTCTTATTTAAAAGTTACAAAGAATTATAAATACTCTCACACTCATAAAAGACCCTCACATTTTGAACTAACATGTCTTTTACTTGGTACATGACCATCTCTATGGGATAAGGTGattcttttcttcttaaaaacatCTATTAAAAGCATCTCTAACccaaaatcttatttatttgttttttatacatttttactTTGTAGATTCCACcattaaatatcattaatttttacaacttAAACAACTCCTCTCTCCAATTCATCAACTTAAAAAAGTGTACTAAATAAATCCCTTAACACAACCCCACATTCTTACATTTAATcacattagtttttataaattttttgtaatatagTTGGACCCAAAAAAAGATATCAGAACCAGTGCTTATTTAGGCCCTTGATACAATACTTGTAGGGGTGCTTGATAAGCACAAGCTCCAATGACAGAGTCTTATTAAGCACAAGTACTTAATAAACATAAACAAGATAAGTTCTCCATTTGAGATGACATTAGGCCATCTCCATCGGTAACCTTTACACGCTCTTATTAAGATAAGCTCTCGTGCTTATTTTTTGCTGCTACTTCTGCACCTCAAAAATTGCTTCATGATACCTTTGtgggatgttttttttttttcaccttttggATTGGCTATCGGGAAGCCGAACGATGTAGCTAATCCAGAATACAATTTTACATTCTGAATTGGTCAATCCAAAAGCCAAAATAGGGTGCAAGAAGAAACAAGTTTTGGGTGCTGGAAGCAACGGCCTTGTTCTTTTCAACCATTAGAGGCTTAGCTTGTTAAGCACTAGAAACGACTACCAAGTGAATATAACTTTCTAGTGCTTGATTTCCTGAAGTGTATACAGTGTTCAATTGAAGATTTGAAGTAGATTGGAAAAAGGTTGAGCCAAAAGTTTATGTGAAATTAAAAGTTTAGATATGAAATGATATTTCGATGATAGAAgaggttttgaataaaaatgtcCTAACGGGGAttgttgattatatatatatcttgttgattatatatatatctctttctGGGTGCGCGCGTGCGTGTGTGACCTCTAACACGGGTACTATCCAAATTTTTGCCTGCATGGATTTGGTTTTGTCCCCCATAAAAGTGATCTTTAAAGTATGAAATATCCaccaaattaatctttaaattgttaattttactaatattgAGGGGCTAATCTGAAGGATTTCTCAATAATCAAGAAACTAAGGAGCATAATTTCTAATACTTAAAGAATTACTtatagtatatataattttttttttactttagggATTATTTAGGAGAGAGAACAatactttaatgataaaattgatGGTTTATAGTATCATTTAAAAACCAACCATCCAGAAGTATGGTATGGCCAACCTGTACTTGGCTATATCAACTcaagttttaatatttattcGATAGGGTCTATTTTGacacaatttataattttagccaacttaaaataatatattgtcaTTAGATTTTATATATCTAATTCAATCTTAACAGTAGACATTTATATCAAaatctatcatttttaatttctttataaattaCGCAGCAGCACCACAAGATGGCAGTTGAACACATGCTGAAAAGACAGATGGTAAATCAAATCAGTAGAAGTGCCACTCTGTTTAAAAATAGCTTTGAACACAGCACAGACACGGGAGTGCAACTAACTCTCAACAACAAAGACAAGACAacagagaaaatattaaaacagcTGTGGGGAGGCAAAGAGGATAGTGAGAaagttaattgaataaaatggaAGAAAGTCTGTAGTCCAAATGAACATGGTGGGTTGAGAATTAAAGACATTAGCACCTTTAAAGATGCTTTGTTGGCTATGGAAATTGAGTTTATTCTTTCAAAAAGATAATCTTTGGAGCAAAATGATGGAGACAAAGTATGGTGGTTGGGAATGTTTATTTGGCAAGGAAGTGCAAGCTAATGTCTCAACTTGGTGGAGTAATGGTTGATTAGCATGTGGGGGTTTGAACAACACAAAATGGTTTGACAAAATGGTAGGGGTGGAAGGTAGGGAGCAAGGGGGTTTTAGATTTTAGATTGATTGGTGGTTGAAGAAAGCGAACCTAGCTACTTCATATCCTATGttgcttttaaattataaacaacAACATTAAGTGTTAGTAAATATGAGAAGTGGGAAATAGATGTGTGACATTCAGACTTtaaatggagaaaaaatgatttGAGTGACAAACACATGTGGTTGAAGATTTTGAGAGTAAATTGGTGAACATAGCAATACACAAAGAGTTTAAGGATGCTTGGGTTCGAAGGGGAGAttataaaaggttttttttcccctataaatcTAACTTTTTAGATGAGATAGTTGGGCTTCGAAATGTAAGTGATTGTAAGGGATGGATGACCCTAGTACCTCATTTTTCTATTCCTTTATAAAATTCAccttgttgataaaaaaaaacctaataatACCCTTTAATCAATTAACTTGAAGAACAACAATGCTATATATTCAAGTTAGGCATCAACAATAAAGAATTtgtgactttttattttttcaattttttttatctaactttaaagttataaatatattagtttGACATTATTTCTTTAAACTTATTGATTCGAGTGATATTAGATTCGATTCTCTTAAATAAAGTGTTGTGTTCGaattttgtggatgaaaaaaatgtgattaaaaaagaagaacttCACTAAAGAtaaccaattaaattttttgacaaagattaatcatcaataatgacaacaaatactttatattaataatatgataaaaaaaattatttaataatatattaaataaataaggatacAAGAGACCTATTAGGTGGCAATTAACCACACTAACACCTATTTTATACAAGTTTTCaaataaatactaattaataattatatgaaaaaatattttttagtagatAATTTTATCTGTCAACACAACTATTTTATGAGCATCTAGAAAGTTTAGATTGAATTATATGCTtgaatggaaaaataaaataaaaaacatttatatttgaTAAGAAAGATGAAATGTTTCACAAAATCTATCTACatacaacaaaattatattatattattgataatttaacatttgataattggtaaaaaaatatgtgcaattttTTCATACAATTTACATAATCGGaaagtgtaaaataaaataaaaataagtaataactaatatataccaaagaaaataaaacataaatgtataaaaaatattataaaatttaattgtataaaTAGTATTTCTCAAAACATCCCATCATAAttgtacaaaaagaaaaaaaaatatccttcaTAGGCACTGTTGTTTCACTAAACGGGTCGTGGATGTGACCCGAGTTGAGTCCGTTTTTTATTTCCTCTTCTGGGTATTAGAAGGGGCTAAATGCCTAAAAGCCCGTGGGAAAATTTGTCAAATAAATTCATCTAACCCCAAACAAAACCCTAGCACACTTTTATCGCTTAGTGGCAGCAGCAGTGGCGGCAAGCAACTCCATCCGCAATGGTATGTTTCGCTTCAACGGCGTCACCATCCCTCATCCTTGGAGAGTTGATCTGACTGAGTTCTTGAACTTGATTGCAGGGAATCGATTTGAAGGCAGGAGGTAAGTCCAAGAAGACCAAGCGAACCGCCCCCAAATCCGATGATATCTACCTCAAGCTTCTCGTCAAGGTACCTTTCTTCTAAATCTCGCGCATCACTCTGAATGAATGAATTAGAGATTGATATTTGCCATGTTCCTTCTGTTTTCAGCTGTACCGTTTTCTTGTTCGGAGGACTGGGAGTAACTTCAATGCTGTTGTCCTCAAGCGCCTTTTCATGAGCAAGGTCAACAAGCCCCCGCTATCCCTCTCTAGATTGATCCGTTACACGAAGGGAAAGGTACCTACCCGTCTCTTTACTtcaatatcattaatttttggCATTTGAGATGATAACGAATATAGTCATTGATGTTTTTGCTTTGGATTTAATTCATTAGGAGGATAAGATAGCTGTGGTTGTTGGTGCCGTGACCGATGACATTAGGGTTTATGAAGTCCCTGCTCTGAAGGTAACTGCCTTGAGGTTCACTGAAACTGCCAGAGCTAGAATTGAGAAGGCTGGTGGGGAGTGCCTCACCTTTGATCAACTGGCTCTTAGAGCTCCACTTGGCCAAAACACGGTATGGTttttgtcactttttttttttttatataaacttctCTATAAACACATAAGAGAAAAGATGAGTAGCTAAAGTTAATACATTAGATAAGGCTCCTCAGGTTGTAACTTATGAGTTATTATGTGAACAAAACATAACAATGACAATGACTAACGAACTTCATGTCACTATATGTTATCTTGTTGTAAAGGTTATGTTGGCCTTTaactttgactttttttttgtctgaaCAAGTAgcaatttttgtgttttctcgTCCCCTGCTAGCAGTTCTTCCTCTGTATAACCTTTTGTGCACTTTACCCTTGTAATGAGTTACTTTGTTCATACATTCTGGATAATCATGTTGGTTGTGCTGGGTTATTGGCCCCTAATCTTTGTGATAGTGAAATTCAACTGGATGATTAATGTATTCTAAGTCTACAATTTATTTGTCTTAATCGTGTTCATGTGGACCAAGGACAAGGATGATGCATAATTTTCCTTGTCAgcaaattttcttatataactTAATGCTAAAACGGTTCTACTTTCTGTTTCTAACTTGTAATTTAGTTCATCCACTTTCCTGCCAATCTAGTGTTGTAAGTGTTGATCCAACTTAAAGTGTTAAAAGTTGCAAAGGTTGAAATGGCAATTAACTAAATGTAGATCCACTTTCATGACAACTAGACCCACAAACAAAATTATGTATCATTCTTGTTGTTTGTGGTTCTAGTTGTCTTGCTATTCTATGTTGTTGCAGtaggaagaagaaaataataatgcaaGGTCTGCCTTTTACCTGCAGTAAGGAAATTGTTAAAAATGATGTGTCTATAGCATGACATTTGTTTTGGAATGATGTTTCAGGTTCTTCTTAGAGGTCCCAAGAATGCGCGTGAGGCTGTCAAGCACTTTGGACCAGCTCCTGGTGTGCCCCATAGCCACACCAAGCCCTATGTCCGTGCAAAGGGAAGGAAATTTGAGCGGGCCAGAGGAAGAAGGAATAGCAGAGGCTTTAGAGTTTGAGTTCTGGAGCTCAAACATGAAGGACTTTTCCTTTTAACTTATGATCATTAtgtattgttttcttgttttttggaACAATctgttaattttagtttttatttttccttctctatgggaaaaaaattgaaacgcTTTCCCCGAACAATTTTGTTCTAGCACAAACTACTTTTGAGAGGAGGATTAAAGAGTAGCTATTGGTCTGCTTCAGTTGTGATTTTGCCAAGttttcatctaattttttatttttaatctctgtATATTCCTATTTTGTTATGTGTTGCTATAGAGGACCAGACAGGGAGTGTCCGTTTTATTAAGAGTgggattaaattatttaatgaattgtCGCCCCTTTATATCCTGTATTCTATTATGGGTGCCCATTATAAACCTCAAACTGGTATTTTTTATCTCATTATGGATGGAATGAAGGATAATGGAACGAACctaatgatattaaaaaaattattagagtgggactaaattatttattgagtaaattatacttgcatctcatgtttttttttttttcaaattgtattcatatttttttacattatttttattttcttttgttaaacgACAATTAAAATAGGTaagcaaataaaattattttaatatttttattaaatatttaataataaattaataattaatcctatgaatagattttttttgaggtaataattattatttttaatatttaattcttattttattgttgttaacatTAGAAAAGGTAATTTTTGAGTaagatattatattaaatatcaaaaataaatatttcaaaaaagaagttaaaaatataaatgcaaaaataaaacactaaaattttaaaataagaatcatatttaattaataggTTTTGTTGAGAACACgttcaatatttgtttattttttgttaagtttaatatttgtttattttttgttaaattattaaacaatgTTTAAGAGTGAGTTAAGCGGAATTTTTTTtagggtgaaaaaaaaaagtgtcgaATATAATTTACTCTTATTTATTTAGATTGTTTGAATTAAGATAGATATTTAAGGTGGTTCCATTTAACGTTAGTATTGTATATAATGTGatgaattaagtttttaatataattaatattagggAAGGTGTTTAAATTTCATGTCTGATCGAGCTAAACATGGTTTGCTTCTCAAGAACGATATTTGTAGAAATGAAATAACAATAAAGTCAAATTTCATAAGAATGTGTTGTTCTATTctgtttaatattaatttatttttttcattttaaagtaTCTAATAAGGTGGCAagtttattatttaatctatttttattgACTCACTGTTGCTTGTTGTGTCTACAATAGCATGGTCAATCAAGTCAGTTTTCGTTTGGTGTGTTTCGGGGCCTCAAATTGAAAGTATGAGACCATCAACCCCAACCATTTCCTTTCGTTTTTTCCCGCATTATTGTTGTCATTTTAAGCTCATTCTATTATACCAAATTATTACTGCGACTGTCAATCGCTACCACCACATTAACGAGTACTGACGACGatatagagagaaagaaatCTACCACTTGGGAGTTAGGATTGATTCAACCGTGGCATCATGGAAGGAGGGGGTGTGGGTATAAGTTTTAAAACTCAAAGGAGACATTTAGTAAAAGAAAAgtttagtttttcaaaaattataagttGAAAACTTAATTTCTCACAAAAActttcttataataaaaaatgaaaatcttacTTTTtcgaatttaatttttcttttactataatagaaacatcaatttattttttattaaattatatgtgataaataattaaaattatcgataaaaatattcataatttttttattttcaggaaATTGATCTAAAGATTCCAAGAAATATGATTCTCAAGATTCTTGATTTCCCAACATGAAAAAGTGCTTTCCTGCCAAACGTCCCCTTAGTTAAATgcactaaatatttttatttttatacaagccaaattaagaaaagaaacctTGGCATTACGCCAGAAGTTGTGTAGATGACATTGATACAAGCTTGAGAAACAGTGCATCCAAGTCAGGATTACAGGAATTATTAATGACTTGTGCACGGTATACTTCTGAAGGATAATAACGTGGATTAGAATTTCTTGATGAAGTCGTATATATGCGCGCTGATCTCTTGGGGCCTTTCCTGATTTATAAAGTGAGCTACTCCTTCCATCACAACCAATTCTTGCAAGAATGGTACGTCTCTCTTAAAGCCACCATTATGTATATACTCCTTAACACCTGGAGTGTTGTATGTAATGTCAAGGTCTCCCACAATAAACTTGACTGGTACCTTAATCTGTACTCCAGTCCATGCTGCTGTGAGCTCCCAGGTTctgcagaaaaaagaaaaaaaagaatttaccaGACTACATACACATCcttcaacaaaataaattagcAAAAACCTAATAACAAACTGATAATCTCatcgaaaaagaaaacaattatattcTGAACTTATTTTCTTGGTACATACATACGGTACTACAAGTCAGGTTCAGTTACTGCATCAAAAATAACTTATGAAAGCTACTCCCAAACATACCCTTTTATTACAAACTCAATTGTTGttgaacattaaaaataaatataaacatacACTCACTTATTCTTCTATATCATTTtctacttcatttttttcttgtctCTCTTTATTTTCCATCGCATCACTTATGAGATCTGTCACACTCAAAGAGTGTCCAAGCCTACATTAGCCATATCATTCCCAGGCCAAGGATTGCATATGAGGAGTGCGGAAAAATGAGGGTGGCACAATAACAACCCCTCACGCCTAGGAATAAACTTCTAGAGCATAGACAAATATTGGTGACACAATAACAGAAAGTAGAATAGACTCTTAGACCATCTTAGAATTTAGAGTTAAAGTCTAACTTAACCTCACAAAACAAGCCTGAAGGTGTGAAATGCTCAAGCCTTATTCGGACTACATTAGTCTTATctgcacacttttttttttcatctctctTCCTTGCACCCTATGTACCCATTTGGGGTAACGTTTATCAGTGCTCTAAATAGAATCATTAGGAACAATTTATTCATAATCAGTTCATGCAAAAGGAATTTAAGAACCAGAGAAGAAATTGGGatatttgagaggataaaagAAAGAACTATCACGCAGTAGTAGTAGTATTGATTTAAGTTCATGCTTTGCTTCTAAGAAAAACTCAAGTCTTactaaaataaactttaaagTTGAATCTACAGAACAGGAGGTTACTTTGTAGTAAGTATAGCAATGTTTCCTACGTCGAACTAGAAGAAACTTACAGGTCCATAGCGCGATAGTAGTTTAGGCCGCCAGTGAAACCTTTCTGTTCAAATTTGCTGGCATAATAATTGACATCTTCTTCGGTCAGCCACGAAGGTAGATCAATACGAAGGTCAGGTGAACCACCAAATCCTATCTCCTTAGGCACACAAGGTGGTCGTGGATCGCGAGATGCAATAAATGTCTTTATAATTCTCGCAGCACCAGCACGTGCAAACTCTTCTTCAACCTCCCCAGGTTTCTACAGCACAACCAAATAACAAAGTACTACTTATTATTAACAAAGGGAGAAGGAAAAATTAGCGAGTAACTAATATTTGCCGATGAAAAAAATTAGGacttgaattattatttacctGGAACCTGCAGATATAGTAATCGTCGCCCATGATGGCCCTGAGGCTCTGAATGGGCTTTCGATTAGGGTTTCTGGGGCGGAACACGACGCTCATGTTGACGAGGGCCTTCACACGATCGGGCCTCAGCAAGCAGAAATGCCAGGCTATGGAGGCTCCCCAGTCATGGCCCACCAGAAAAACTCGCTCGATTCCCAAAGCGTCGAGAAGCCCGACGAGGTCGGCGACGATGTGGAGGGCGGAGTACGAGGAAGCGTCGGGCGGGGCGTCGGTGTCGCCGTAGCCGCGGAGGTCGGGGG encodes the following:
- the LOC114399469 gene encoding uncharacterized protein At5g01610-like yields the protein MRSSIIFLCILVYLNVVAAELSAYDVLEKYDLPVGLLPKGATGYELNEKNGHFTAYLNGTCYFSIESYELKYKSTIKGVISKGKLSKLKGVSVKIEVLWLKIVELTRDGDDLQFSVGVASAGFSVDSFSESPQCGCGFACDNFNQNGDVSSL
- the LOC114398170 gene encoding 60S ribosomal protein L18-2-like — its product is MGIDLKAGGKSKKTKRTAPKSDDIYLKLLVKLYRFLVRRTGSNFNAVVLKRLFMSKVNKPPLSLSRLIRYTKGKEDKIAVVVGAVTDDIRVYEVPALKVTALRFTETARARIEKAGGECLTFDQLALRAPLGQNTVLLRGPKNAREAVKHFGPAPGVPHSHTKPYVRAKGRKFERARGRRNSRGFRV
- the LOC114400581 gene encoding uncharacterized protein LOC114400581 gives rise to the protein MEKIEHKTVRTNGINMHVASIGSGPVVLFLHGFPELWYTWRHQLLSLSAVGYRAIAPDLRGYGDTDAPPDASSYSALHIVADLVGLLDALGIERVFLVGHDWGASIAWHFCLLRPDRVKALVNMSVVFRPRNPNRKPIQSLRAIMGDDYYICRFQKPGEVEEEFARAGAARIIKTFIASRDPRPPCVPKEIGFGGSPDLRIDLPSWLTEEDVNYYASKFEQKGFTGGLNYYRAMDLTWELTAAWTGVQIKVPVKFIVGDLDITYNTPGVKEYIHNGGFKRDVPFLQELVVMEGVAHFINQERPQEISAHIYDFIKKF